From a region of the Mytilus galloprovincialis chromosome 3, xbMytGall1.hap1.1, whole genome shotgun sequence genome:
- the LOC143069191 gene encoding uncharacterized protein LOC143069191 isoform X2 codes for MLSFKSLTIPKIQLYLRDRGIVANGYKQKDLASLAEAVEKLNIPYDPNFLADDVDSTIQDRLRRAGCSFSDPFTIGGYDEDFSGIPDFSLYDIFNYLLLQRSDYDKRKLKAYKSAEDYRLFYDGHVQELKVNYLKVNSSVCVFIGKVRPTQRAKTLTGKMTYQCWFVVDKTLGDVKAAYCECPGGADGACRHVAACLYELEAFEKKSVTDGPCQWKKRKREHDEPVEVERMKIIKPRRMEACVSSADHVVSSFDPRQMVDRAAEDEKIKQFASKLAQINPEARALEFLPHEPVDVAKMDYSEAIQDLTIPTKAKYFKDKYVCLIDNEEDIVDKFMASLSFSSDDVKLISRATQGQSSNNLWFTMRKGLITASNFQAIMNNEDPDHICSRIIGSESLSVKNKFQELALDWGRRKESKARNLYQTAHGLKRNKCITETGLVVNPKYPCIGCSPDGVITCKCHESKVIEIKCPFSLRNKSAKSVLHMKTNSDGYIDFSSQYYCQVQGQMGIMEMKKCDLVFYTKHGIEHVEVNFDEEFFNRMLVKLQNFFTDYIAPFLLEIGPHIAAVTLAAYECKSTNFPEPPYPTEVLGQHLENCRPILWQGQPGCQGQILMTMSLKK; via the exons ATGTTATCATTTAAATCTTTGACAATTCCAAAGATTCAGTTGTATTTGAGAGATAGAGGTATAGTGGCAAATGGTTACAAACAGAAAGATTTGGCCAGTTTAGCTGAGGCGGTGGAAAAATTGAACATTCCGTATGACCCCAATTTTCTAGCAGACGACGTAGACTCTACCATACAAGATCGCCTGAGAAGAGCCGGTTGTAGTTTTTCTGACCCGTTTACCATAGGAGG atatgaTGAAGATTTTTCTGGTATACCTGACTTTTCCTTGTACGACATCTTCAATTATTTGTTGTTGCAACGTTCAGATTATGATAAGAGGAAATTGAAAGCTTATAAGAGTGCAGAGGACTACCGCTTGTTTTATGATGGACATGTCCAGGAACTGAAAGTCAACTATCTTAAGGTTAACAGCTCAGTTTGTGTTTTTATTGGAAAGGTGAGACCAACACAGAGGGCAAAGACGTTGACTGGGAAGATGACCTACCAGTGCTGGTTTGTTGTAGACAAGACTCTAGGTGATGTTAAAGCAGCTTACTGTGAATGTCCAGGAgg TGCTGATGGAGCTTGTCGTCATGTTGCAGCATGCTTATATGAGTTGGAGGCATTTGAGAAGAAGTCTGTTACTGATGGTCCTTGCCAGTGGAAGAAACGAAAGAGGGAACACGATGAGCCAGTAGAAGTGGAACGAATGAAAATTATCAAACCAAG GAGGATGGAAGCATGTGTATCATCAGCAGACCATGTGGTTTCCAGTTTTGATCCTAGACAGATGGTTGACAGAGCTGCAGAAGACGAGAAGATAAAACAGTTTGCAAGTAAATTAGCACAG ATAAATCCAGAGGCTAGAGCACTAGAATTTCTACCCCATGAACCAGTAGATGTGGCAAAGATGGACTATTCAGAGGCAATACAGGACTTAACAATTCCTACTAAGGCTAAGTATTTTAAAGATAAGTATGTATGTTTAATTGATAATGAAGAGGACATAGTTGATAAATTTATGGCTAGCCTATCATTCAGTTCAGATGATGTTAAGCTGATATCAAGAGCAACTCAGGGCCAGAGTAGCAACAACTTATGGTTCACTATGAGGAAAGGTTTAATTACTGCTTCTAACTTTCAGGCTATAATGAATAATGAGGACCCAGATCATATTTGCAGCCGAATTATAGGTAGTGAAtcactttctgtaaagaataaatTCCAAGAATTGGCCTTAGACTGGGGTAGACGCAAGGAATCAAAAGCCAGGAACCTATACCAAACAGCTCATGGTTTGAAAAGGAATAAATGTATAACTGAAACTGGTTTGGTGGTAAATCCGAAGTATCCATGTATAGGTTGTAGTCCAGATGGAGTGATCACATGTAAATGCCATGAGAGTAAAGTTATTGAAATTAAGTGTCCGTTTTCACTAAGAAATAAATCTGCTAAATCTGTATTACACATGAAAACTAATTCTGATGGTTATATTGATTTTTCTTCACAGTATTATTGTCAAGTGCAAGGACAAATGGGAATTATGGAGATGAAAAAGTGTGATTTGGTATTCTACACCAAACATGgaatagaacatgtagaagtcAATTTTGATGAAGAATTTTTTAACAGAATGCTGGTGAAACTGCAAAACTTCTTTACAGATTATATTGCACCATTTCTTCTAGAAATA